A DNA window from Vicia villosa cultivar HV-30 ecotype Madison, WI unplaced genomic scaffold, Vvil1.0 ctg.000849F_1_1_2_unsc, whole genome shotgun sequence contains the following coding sequences:
- the LOC131631611 gene encoding acireductone dioxygenase 2-like, translating to MDDSNEDQRLPHHKEPKEFVSLDQLAELGVLSWKLDADNPDTDPELKKIREERGYSYLDVCEISREKLPNYDEKIKNFFEEHLHTDEEIRYAVAGSGYFDVRDRNEAWIRVWVKKGGMIILPAGIYHRFTLDEGNYIKAMRFFVGEPVWTPYNRPHDHLPARGEYIKNFVEKNVGNHTVNATA from the exons ATGGATGATAGCAATGAAGATCAACGACTTCCCCATCACAAAGAACCCAAGGAGTTCGTCTCATTGGATCAACTTGCTG AGCTTGGAGTCCTTAGCTGGAAATTAGATGCCGATAACCCTGACACAGACCCAGAGCTGAAGAAGATTCGTGAAGAACGCGGTTACTCTTACTTG GATGTTTGTGAGATCTCCCGAGAAAAGTTGCCAAATTATGATGAGAAGATCAAGAATTTCTTTGAAGAGCATCTGCACACTGACGAGGAGATCCGTTACGCCGTTGCTGGAAGTG GTTACTTTGATGTAAGGGATCGCAATGAGGCTTGGATTcgtgtatgggtgaagaaaggggGAATGATCATTTTACCTGCTGGAATTTATCACCGTTTTACACTGGATGAGGGCAATTATATTAAG GCTATGCGATTTTTTGTTGGTGAACCAGTTTGGACCCCATACAATCGCCCACACGACCATCTCCCTGCAAG AGGGGAATATATAAAGAATTTTGTGGAGAAGAATGTTGGCAACCATACTGTTAACGCCACTGCATGA